A DNA window from Iodobacter ciconiae contains the following coding sequences:
- the grxC gene encoding glutaredoxin 3 — MAHILMYSTGVCPYCVMAERLLNKKGITEIEKVRIDLNPERRDEMMSRTGRRTVPQIYIGEHHVGGFDDLAALDHAGELDALLTP; from the coding sequence ATGGCCCATATTTTAATGTACAGCACCGGGGTCTGCCCTTACTGCGTGATGGCTGAACGTTTATTAAATAAGAAAGGCATCACAGAGATTGAAAAAGTACGTATTGATTTGAATCCTGAACGTCGCGATGAAATGATGAGTCGCACTGGCCGCCGCACCGTGCCGCAAATTTATATTGGCGAGCATCATGTCGGTGGTTTTGATGATTTAGCTGCGCTAGATCATGCTGGCGAGCTAGATGCTTTATTGACCCCGTAA
- a CDS encoding SH3 domain-containing protein, which translates to MHKPLIKLSVIAALALLVNAAFALEYRSIARHGVVLSEAPADEAKKLFLMSKGIPLELLAEQGDWARVRDRAGSLAWLRKKDLSTRHTVQVLREAIIYKVADAKSAILYRAGKDLLLDLQENTRTGWLKVKHRDGVSGFIRIEEVWGI; encoded by the coding sequence ATGCACAAACCACTCATTAAGCTGAGTGTAATCGCTGCGTTGGCGTTGTTGGTCAACGCAGCTTTTGCCCTTGAATATCGATCCATCGCCCGCCATGGCGTTGTTTTATCTGAAGCACCGGCCGATGAAGCTAAAAAGCTGTTTTTGATGAGTAAGGGCATACCACTTGAGCTACTCGCCGAACAGGGGGACTGGGCCAGGGTAAGAGACAGAGCAGGCAGCTTAGCCTGGCTCAGAAAAAAAGACCTCAGTACCAGACACACCGTACAAGTATTGAGAGAGGCGATAATCTACAAAGTAGCCGATGCTAAATCAGCCATTCTTTACCGTGCAGGCAAAGATTTACTGCTTGATCTGCAAGAAAACACCCGCACTGGCTGGCTAAAAGTAAAGCATCGTGACGGTGTGTCTGGGTTTATTCGTATTGAGGAAGTATGGGGCATATGA
- a CDS encoding DUF1800 domain-containing protein, with translation MNTDEIAASSRESAELAAVLAASLALAACGGSQKDPAPSNRQVAVLKPQSDAEAARFLAQAGFGGRQIEINMLKEIGYEAWLTQQFKTSPQPSRWTYANDLRVKDLAAYQNWQGLPNILWQSMFTGNDVLQQRMTLALSEIFVISYAGVDVPETIKSLVMADFMDILQRNAFGNFYNLLREVTLSIAMGRMLGTLGNLKEDNKGRRPDENYAREVMQLFTIGLYELNIDGSLKKDAQGQAIETYNLDTVSNLARVFTGWSAPLQFGVPNPDVELSRKPMTLQNADHSALEKSFLGVTIPAGTDGHASLKTALTTLFNHPNVGPFIGKQLIQRFVCSNPSPAYIARVATAFNGGGASSRGDMKNVISAILMDPEARQAPDGNAFAGKHREPMIRLVQLIRTLDYRSPDGVWRLGNTTDPSTRLGQGPLGASSVFNFFRPGYVPPGSELAKQGLVAPEMQIVSEISTIVQLNYLYSLLTAPENSTLRTYNDSNGNNQNDRKETGLSLFLHEEKALADQPLLLVERFNLLFVCGQLSEAVKSAIVASVSKLAIGDPNPAKLDIQKQNRVFAALLMILSNPEYLVLK, from the coding sequence GTGAATACTGATGAAATTGCTGCATCTTCTAGGGAAAGTGCAGAGCTGGCGGCGGTGCTCGCCGCAAGTTTGGCTCTTGCTGCCTGTGGCGGTTCGCAAAAGGATCCTGCTCCCTCCAACAGGCAGGTGGCTGTACTTAAACCGCAGAGCGATGCAGAAGCCGCTCGCTTTCTGGCGCAAGCTGGCTTTGGTGGTCGTCAGATTGAAATAAATATGTTGAAAGAAATTGGTTACGAGGCATGGCTTACACAGCAGTTTAAGACATCACCACAGCCCTCCCGCTGGACCTATGCTAACGATTTGCGTGTCAAGGATTTAGCTGCTTACCAAAATTGGCAGGGTCTTCCCAATATTTTATGGCAAAGCATGTTTACGGGAAATGATGTATTGCAGCAGCGCATGACCTTGGCTTTGTCTGAAATTTTTGTGATCAGCTATGCAGGGGTTGATGTGCCGGAGACGATTAAGTCGCTGGTTATGGCTGATTTTATGGATATTTTGCAAAGAAATGCATTTGGCAATTTTTATAATTTGCTTCGTGAAGTGACGCTAAGTATCGCAATGGGGCGGATGCTGGGGACACTGGGTAATTTAAAGGAAGACAATAAAGGCCGGCGTCCAGATGAAAATTATGCTCGTGAAGTGATGCAGCTTTTTACGATCGGACTTTATGAATTAAATATAGACGGCTCGCTTAAGAAAGATGCTCAGGGCCAGGCGATTGAAACCTATAACCTTGATACGGTTTCAAATTTAGCCCGTGTTTTTACTGGCTGGAGTGCCCCTTTGCAATTTGGCGTTCCCAACCCAGATGTCGAATTATCAAGAAAGCCGATGACCTTGCAAAATGCCGATCACTCTGCTCTAGAAAAGAGTTTTCTGGGGGTGACCATTCCGGCTGGTACTGATGGGCATGCATCGTTGAAAACGGCATTGACAACTTTATTTAACCATCCCAATGTCGGGCCTTTTATTGGTAAACAATTAATTCAGCGTTTTGTATGCAGTAACCCGAGTCCTGCATATATAGCTAGGGTGGCTACTGCCTTTAATGGTGGCGGGGCAAGTAGCAGGGGCGACATGAAAAATGTGATCTCGGCTATTTTGATGGACCCTGAAGCCAGGCAGGCTCCCGACGGTAATGCATTTGCAGGTAAGCATCGTGAACCGATGATCCGTTTGGTTCAATTGATTAGAACGCTGGATTACAGAAGCCCGGATGGGGTATGGCGGCTGGGTAATACCACGGATCCGAGTACGCGTTTGGGCCAGGGGCCGTTGGGGGCCAGCAGCGTATTTAATTTTTTCAGGCCAGGCTACGTGCCGCCAGGCTCCGAGCTTGCGAAGCAGGGACTGGTCGCTCCTGAAATGCAGATCGTTTCGGAAATTTCAACCATTGTGCAGCTTAACTACTTGTATAGCTTGTTGACGGCTCCGGAAAACAGCACCTTGCGCACTTATAACGACAGCAATGGTAATAATCAGAACGATAGAAAAGAAACGGGGCTATCACTTTTTTTGCATGAGGAAAAAGCACTGGCTGATCAGCCCTTGCTCCTGGTTGAGCGCTTTAACCTTTTATTTGTTTGCGGTCAGCTTAGCGAGGCAGTGAAATCTGCGATCGTGGCTAGTGTCAGTAAATTGGCGATCGGTGACCCCAATCCTGCAAAGCTTGACATCCAAAAACAGAATCGTGTCTTTGCGGCATTGTTGATGATACTGAGTAACCCCGAATATCTGGTTTTAAAATAA
- a CDS encoding NAD(P)H-dependent glycerol-3-phosphate dehydrogenase translates to MKLAVLGAGSWGTALAVRFADRHQVTLWSRDIEQVKEMQLARANPRYLSDSLFPTSLTVTHDLANAVLNTELVLIVTPMSGLRTSLKALRDLDCKAAVLWACKGLEAGTMLLPHQIAEQEMVGNVSRGMLSGPSFAQEVAKGLPAAVTIAASDAQFARHTVEELNTSVLRLYASDDLIGVEIGAAVKNVIAIAAGVCDGLNLGLNARAALLTRGLAEMARFAAALGGKTETMMGLAGIGDLMLTATGDLSRNRRVGLLLAQGLSLDDILKNLGHVAEGVPTAREVLRQANELGIEMPITAAVCKMLFERMPVQDILSELMGRSPKMESEI, encoded by the coding sequence ATGAAATTAGCTGTCTTAGGTGCAGGCTCTTGGGGCACTGCGCTCGCCGTTCGTTTTGCTGACCGCCATCAGGTCACCCTCTGGTCACGCGATATTGAGCAAGTTAAAGAGATGCAACTCGCCCGCGCCAATCCTCGCTATCTGAGTGACTCCCTTTTCCCGACCTCACTCACAGTCACTCATGATCTTGCGAACGCGGTACTTAATACCGAACTGGTTCTGATTGTGACACCGATGTCAGGTTTACGCACCTCACTAAAAGCATTGCGTGATTTAGATTGCAAAGCGGCCGTGCTATGGGCCTGCAAAGGCCTGGAAGCCGGCACAATGCTACTGCCACACCAGATTGCCGAGCAGGAAATGGTCGGCAATGTCTCACGCGGTATGCTATCTGGGCCCAGCTTTGCCCAGGAAGTAGCTAAAGGCCTGCCCGCTGCGGTTACTATTGCGGCAAGCGATGCACAATTTGCCCGCCACACGGTAGAAGAGCTGAACACCTCAGTGTTACGCCTCTATGCCAGTGATGATTTAATCGGAGTAGAAATTGGCGCTGCAGTTAAAAACGTGATTGCAATTGCTGCAGGTGTGTGCGACGGACTAAATCTGGGGCTTAATGCAAGGGCCGCATTACTCACCCGTGGCCTTGCCGAAATGGCGCGCTTTGCAGCGGCCCTGGGCGGTAAAACCGAAACCATGATGGGTCTTGCCGGGATTGGCGACCTGATGCTGACTGCAACCGGTGATTTATCACGTAACCGCCGCGTGGGCCTGCTACTGGCACAAGGCTTAAGCCTTGATGATATCCTAAAAAATCTAGGCCACGTCGCTGAAGGCGTACCAACCGCCCGTGAAGTATTGCGTCAGGCCAATGAGCTGGGTATTGAAATGCCGATTACAGCGGCCGTGTGCAAAATGCTGTTTGAACGAATGCCAGTGCAAGATATTTTATCCGAGCTCATGGGGCGCAGCCCCAAAATGGAATCGGAGATCTAG
- a CDS encoding branched-chain amino acid transaminase: MSMSDRDGLIWYDGKLVPWRDATTHVLTHTLHYGMGVFEGVRAYETPKGTAIFRLHEHTERLFNSAKIFQMNIPFSFEEVFEAQKTVVRENKLASCYLRPLAFVGSEKLGIAATGNAINVIVAAWPWGAYLGTEGLEKGIRVKISSFTRHHVNVSMVRAKASGYYVNSILAHQEAAADGYDEAMLLDTEGYVSEGAGENLFIVKKSKLYTPDVSSCLDGITRNTVITLAKEEGIEVIEKRITRDEVYTADEAFFTGTAAEVTPIRELDNRPIGSGSRGPITERLQKRYFDCVKGLDPKHEDWLALI; encoded by the coding sequence ATGTCGATGTCTGACCGCGATGGCCTGATCTGGTATGACGGTAAATTGGTACCGTGGCGCGATGCGACCACACACGTCTTAACTCATACCCTGCACTACGGCATGGGCGTGTTTGAAGGTGTACGCGCTTACGAAACCCCAAAGGGCACCGCGATCTTTCGGCTGCACGAGCACACAGAGCGCTTATTTAACTCAGCCAAAATTTTCCAGATGAACATCCCGTTCAGCTTTGAAGAAGTCTTCGAAGCGCAAAAAACGGTGGTGCGTGAAAACAAGCTGGCTTCCTGCTACCTGCGCCCGCTAGCCTTTGTAGGATCGGAAAAACTGGGTATCGCAGCAACAGGTAACGCAATCAATGTGATCGTTGCTGCGTGGCCATGGGGTGCCTATCTAGGCACGGAAGGCCTGGAAAAAGGCATCCGTGTAAAAATTTCCAGCTTCACACGCCATCATGTAAATGTATCCATGGTGCGGGCCAAAGCCAGCGGCTATTACGTCAACTCCATTCTGGCACATCAGGAAGCCGCCGCCGACGGCTACGATGAAGCCATGCTGCTCGATACCGAAGGCTATGTATCCGAAGGCGCGGGCGAAAATTTATTCATTGTTAAAAAAAGCAAGCTCTATACCCCGGATGTATCAAGCTGCCTTGATGGTATTACCCGCAACACCGTCATCACACTGGCAAAAGAAGAAGGAATTGAAGTCATCGAAAAACGCATCACCCGCGATGAAGTCTATACCGCAGATGAAGCATTCTTTACCGGCACCGCCGCCGAAGTAACGCCGATTCGTGAACTCGACAACCGCCCTATTGGCTCCGGCAGCCGCGGCCCGATTACCGAACGCCTGCAAAAGCGCTATTTTGACTGTGTAAAAGGCTTAGATCCTAAACATGAAGACTGGCTGGCTCTGATTTAA
- the waaF gene encoding lipopolysaccharide heptosyltransferase II: MKKILIIAPAWVGDAIMAQPLYRRLHQRHPGLILDVLAPAWTRPLHARMPEVSESFDTPFGHGELKLGTRWTLARQMKKRGYDQVIVLPNSLKSALLPFFSGIKTRTGWVGESRYGLLNDTRILDPLALPQMVERFAALAEDANQAIVRPVPFPHLVVNDQDRAASATKLGFDTSKPMIALCPGAEYGPAKRWPGRHMAALAQSMQERSFQVCIFGSNKDREIADEILAGAPGTIDYCGKTSLAEAIDMMSLARAVVSNDSGLMHVAAALERPLVAIYGSSSPEFTPPLSARAKVVTLDLECSPCFERLCPLKHMDCLNLLKPDKVLIALDQLLA, encoded by the coding sequence ATGAAAAAAATTCTGATTATCGCCCCGGCATGGGTTGGCGACGCCATTATGGCTCAGCCTCTTTACCGGCGTCTGCATCAGCGCCACCCCGGCCTGATTCTAGATGTACTCGCCCCCGCCTGGACCCGCCCGCTCCACGCCCGCATGCCCGAAGTGAGCGAATCCTTTGATACGCCTTTTGGCCATGGCGAGCTGAAGCTGGGCACGCGCTGGACATTAGCACGGCAAATGAAAAAGCGTGGCTATGATCAGGTGATCGTACTACCCAACTCGCTTAAGTCTGCACTCCTGCCATTTTTTAGTGGCATTAAAACCCGCACTGGCTGGGTGGGCGAATCACGCTACGGACTTTTAAATGACACCCGGATACTTGATCCGCTGGCCTTACCGCAAATGGTCGAGCGCTTTGCTGCACTGGCCGAAGACGCCAATCAGGCCATCGTGCGTCCCGTCCCCTTCCCACATTTAGTGGTAAACGATCAGGACCGGGCAGCCAGTGCCACAAAATTAGGCTTTGATACCAGTAAACCAATGATCGCACTTTGCCCCGGGGCAGAATACGGCCCCGCCAAGCGCTGGCCGGGCCGCCATATGGCAGCCCTTGCCCAGAGCATGCAGGAACGTAGCTTTCAGGTATGCATTTTTGGTTCGAATAAAGATCGTGAAATAGCTGACGAGATTCTGGCTGGTGCACCTGGCACAATTGATTACTGTGGCAAAACCTCGCTGGCTGAAGCTATTGACATGATGTCACTCGCCCGGGCGGTGGTCAGTAATGACTCCGGTCTGATGCATGTAGCCGCTGCGCTGGAGCGCCCTCTGGTGGCAATTTATGGCTCCAGCTCGCCCGAATTTACCCCGCCCTTGTCAGCCAGGGCCAAAGTGGTCACTCTTGACTTAGAATGCAGCCCTTGCTTTGAACGCCTCTGCCCGCTCAAACACATGGACTGCCTTAACCTGCTTAAGCCTGATAAGGTCCTGATCGCCTTGGATCAACTACTGGCTTAA
- a CDS encoding DUF1501 domain-containing protein — protein MDKHLSRREFLRRAGILAATGAAAPMAFNLSLMGEAAAAAMPGDYKALVCVFLSGGNDHQNTLIPYDLANYNAYAAIRQSLAIPRAQLSALPNALSDGRQMALAPQLSGLSSLYTAGRLAVVANMGPLIQPTTKLQYQNRSVPLPPKLFSHNDQQSYWMSSMAEGADSGWGGRVGDLFLNSNASAALSCISVGGIGLYLSGKEARSFSVGVSGNPQLLWGSNYVFGPDFMTDLKTMMTNNKSNHLENEYVKVTQRGLNTSSKLDAVLKAAPALNTVFPWGNALADSLKMVAKLISVKGQLGNQRQVFMVQLSGFDLHDGLIAKHPVLLKMLNDALMAFDSALSELGLQDQVTTFTGSEFGRTLSSNGGGSDHGWASHHFVMGGAVAGGQIYGRVPMPVLGGSDDVGQGRHIPDLSVEQFAWPLAKWFGVADADRYLVLPTLARFDENVLNIMKV, from the coding sequence ATGGATAAGCATCTTTCACGTCGCGAGTTTTTGCGTCGCGCAGGAATATTGGCAGCCACGGGCGCTGCCGCTCCGATGGCATTTAACTTGTCATTAATGGGTGAAGCCGCAGCTGCGGCGATGCCGGGTGATTATAAGGCTTTGGTTTGTGTATTTTTGTCTGGCGGTAATGATCATCAAAATACGTTAATTCCTTATGATCTGGCTAATTACAATGCTTATGCTGCTATTCGACAATCATTAGCAATACCGCGAGCACAGCTGAGTGCTTTGCCCAATGCTTTGAGCGATGGCAGGCAAATGGCGTTGGCTCCGCAGCTGTCAGGATTGTCTTCCTTGTACACTGCCGGGCGTTTGGCTGTGGTTGCAAATATGGGGCCACTGATTCAGCCGACGACCAAATTGCAGTATCAAAATCGTAGTGTCCCTTTGCCACCCAAGTTGTTCTCGCATAATGATCAGCAGAGTTACTGGATGTCTTCCATGGCAGAGGGCGCTGATTCGGGCTGGGGAGGGCGGGTTGGGGATTTATTTTTAAATAGTAATGCCAGCGCAGCGCTTAGCTGTATTTCAGTTGGCGGAATTGGGCTTTATTTAAGTGGCAAGGAGGCGAGAAGTTTTTCGGTTGGCGTAAGTGGCAATCCTCAGCTTTTGTGGGGTTCTAATTATGTCTTCGGGCCTGATTTTATGACTGATTTAAAAACGATGATGACAAATAATAAAAGTAATCATCTTGAAAATGAGTATGTAAAAGTGACTCAGCGCGGTTTGAATACATCTTCAAAGCTTGATGCTGTTTTAAAAGCTGCACCTGCTTTAAATACGGTGTTCCCATGGGGGAATGCCCTGGCAGATTCACTGAAGATGGTGGCTAAGTTAATCAGCGTGAAGGGGCAGCTTGGTAATCAGCGGCAGGTTTTCATGGTGCAGCTGAGTGGTTTTGATTTGCATGATGGTTTGATTGCCAAGCACCCTGTGCTGCTTAAAATGCTGAATGATGCTTTGATGGCTTTTGATAGTGCACTCAGTGAGCTGGGTTTGCAGGATCAGGTTACTACATTTACCGGGTCGGAATTTGGCCGTACTCTGAGCAGTAATGGCGGCGGTTCGGATCACGGCTGGGCGAGTCATCATTTTGTGATGGGGGGGGCCGTGGCAGGCGGGCAGATTTATGGCCGCGTACCGATGCCTGTACTGGGGGGGAGTGACGATGTGGGGCAGGGGCGTCATATCCCTGACTTATCCGTTGAGCAGTTTGCCTGGCCTCTGGCTAAATGGTTTGGTGTAGCCGATGCTGATCGTTATCTGGTGCTGCCAACGTTGGCACGATTTGATGAAAATGTGCTCAACATAATGAAAGTCTAG
- a CDS encoding IS5 family transposase yields the protein MPRLMLSNELWSKLEKILLQHTIYNKPDLRITVEGMFYRMRVGCPWRDLPSAFGEWNSVYKRFNAWSVAGKWLNIFKALLIDPDFEWVFIDGSYAKAHQHSAGAASDQSEAIGKSRAGNTSKIHLAVDAYGLPIAFEITGGEINDCTAAPELIAQLPSAEVIIADKGYDSEYLRGLISAQGARSVIPRKRNSIKGNVDLDRGLYCYRHLVENAFARLKHYRAVAFRYDKLKRNYESVIAMACAFLWLPM from the coding sequence ATGCCCCGATTAATGCTCAGTAACGAGCTTTGGTCGAAGCTAGAAAAGATTCTGCTTCAACACACCATTTACAACAAGCCTGATTTACGAATTACCGTCGAAGGAATGTTTTACCGCATGCGCGTTGGCTGCCCATGGCGGGATTTACCCAGCGCCTTTGGTGAATGGAATTCCGTCTATAAACGCTTTAATGCTTGGTCTGTAGCTGGGAAATGGCTCAATATTTTCAAAGCCTTACTGATCGACCCCGATTTTGAATGGGTATTCATTGATGGTAGCTATGCCAAGGCGCATCAACACAGCGCCGGGGCGGCCAGCGATCAATCTGAAGCGATTGGCAAAAGCCGTGCAGGGAACACCAGCAAAATTCATTTGGCGGTAGATGCTTATGGTTTGCCGATTGCCTTCGAAATTACCGGAGGCGAGATTAATGATTGTACTGCCGCCCCAGAACTGATTGCCCAACTGCCTTCAGCCGAAGTGATCATCGCAGATAAGGGGTACGATAGTGAGTACCTTCGAGGACTGATTTCTGCGCAGGGTGCGCGATCAGTGATTCCCAGAAAACGTAATTCAATCAAAGGGAATGTGGATCTAGATCGTGGGCTGTATTGCTATCGACATTTGGTCGAGAATGCTTTTGCGCGATTGAAGCATTACCGCGCAGTGGCATTCCGATATGACAAGTTGAAGCGAAATTATGAAAGTGTCATAGCCATGGCGTGCGCATTTTTATGGCTACCGATGTGA
- a CDS encoding zinc-finger domain-containing protein, translated as MELKENTQREIEVLASDLPLHCPMPNMPSWNSHPRVFLPVAKNGEALCPYCGTHYRLKAGEVARGH; from the coding sequence ATGGAACTCAAAGAAAATACCCAGCGTGAAATCGAAGTGCTGGCAAGCGATTTACCGCTGCATTGCCCGATGCCCAATATGCCAAGCTGGAATTCACACCCGCGTGTATTTCTGCCTGTTGCCAAAAATGGCGAAGCACTTTGCCCTTACTGCGGCACGCACTACCGCCTAAAGGCCGGTGAAGTAGCCAGAGGGCACTAA
- the secB gene encoding protein-export chaperone SecB produces the protein MSEQNQELQPVFAIQKLYVKDISLESPNSPQAFLEQAEPEFNIQFRNQARSFDNGFYEVSLTVTAQATVEERTIFLVEVTQNGLFNIENVAAEEMDPLLGIGCPSILFPYLREAVSDLTTRAGFPPLMLQPINFEAIYLQQRQQAEEQAANAQTTH, from the coding sequence ATGAGCGAACAGAACCAAGAGCTCCAGCCCGTTTTTGCCATTCAAAAACTGTATGTAAAAGATATTTCTCTTGAGTCCCCGAACTCGCCGCAAGCCTTTCTGGAACAAGCCGAGCCTGAATTTAATATTCAGTTTCGCAATCAGGCCCGTAGCTTTGATAATGGTTTTTATGAAGTATCTCTGACTGTTACAGCACAGGCCACCGTGGAAGAGCGCACCATCTTTCTGGTTGAAGTAACCCAGAATGGCTTATTCAATATCGAAAACGTAGCTGCAGAAGAAATGGATCCGCTCCTGGGTATTGGTTGCCCAAGCATTCTGTTCCCTTACCTGCGTGAAGCAGTTTCTGATTTGACAACACGTGCTGGCTTTCCGCCGCTGATGTTGCAACCGATCAATTTTGAAGCAATCTACTTGCAACAGCGTCAGCAAGCAGAAGAGCAGGCCGCAAATGCACAAACCACTCATTAA